From the genome of Oncorhynchus nerka isolate Pitt River unplaced genomic scaffold, Oner_Uvic_2.0 unplaced_scaffold_1366, whole genome shotgun sequence, one region includes:
- the LOC135568866 gene encoding uncharacterized protein LOC135568866, whose product MEGSTLTQRRAECQLKEREIQTDYMMELGARLALVRQLQREQEKEMKRIWFETRKMPSLIEENVRDVTNRPLTEFMAPCIDSLPPLAFSNRRPIPTMLHPPSPLAIRAQDAQRFIVFSYFVPAECPVATEATADVSTGKREDLLTDTHLSSMLHRYLPHFLNDDSIPPQQTVEGTTELSVAPVAISNIKEEDRFYPFSLPPLAQRFVGNSFRSLPSVLPPCLPPIFDDDFMPPEQTVEDAYEVSGATENTSGTATVDGVDRSTAKCPVPMLPPSLPPVFGIDYKLPEEAVEGTNKCPVTSESAASVSAVLQEEFSADNSLPAPAALPLRLPCTHIIDHKQLWEKVEDNTEFSVDKEATVAIYTWEDKSPSVLPCIHNNNDHQLPEETVEDNTECSVDTEASAVASTVKREELTGDKSPVRAIPPILGCIHDKDHKEPEQKVKGPSEEVDLCPHTHQLDPDVNLTLATRNDEPRTWTLEEAKDYWIGLEIESEERSVKEEVRQREGLKREADCAHSKSSNGMVSSERAETILGRVGFLVMNHMQKIPFLKMKEKEKIRNCIRS is encoded by the exons ATGGAGGGTTCAACGCTGACACAGAGGAGGGCTGAGTGTCAGTTGAAGGAAAGGGAGATCCAGACAGACTACATGATGGAGCTGGGAGCCAGGTTGGCTCTGGTGAGACAGCTccagagggagcaggagaaggagatgaagaggatttgGTTTGAGACGAGGAAAATGCCAAGCCTGATTGAGGAG AATGTGAGAGATGTGACCAACCGTCCACTCACTGAGTTCATGGCGCCCTGTATTGACTCCCTCCCACCGCTGGCTTTCAGCAATCGGAGGCCTATACCAACCATGTTACATCCCCCCTCTCCATTGGCCATACGCGCTCAGGATGCACAGCGGTTCATTGTATTTTCATACTTTGTCCCTGCTGAGTGCCCAGTTGCCACAGAGGCCACAGCAGATGTATCTACTGGTAAAAGAGAGGACTTATTGACAGATACACATCTTTCCTCAATGCTGCATCGATACCTGCCACACTTCTTGAATGATGACTCCATTCCACCACAGCAGACAGTAGAGGGAACCACTGAGCTCTCAGTTGCTCCAGTGGCAATATCTAATATAAAGGAAGAGGACAGATTCTAtcctttctccctcccaccaCTGGCTCAGCGGTTCGTTGGCAATTCATTCAGAAGTCTTCCTTCAGTGCTGCCTCCATGCCTGCCACCAATCTTTGACGATGACTTCATGCCTCCAGAGCAGACAGTAGAGGATGCCTATGAGGTCTCAGGTGCTACAGAGAACACTTCAGGCACAGCTACTGTTGATGGAGTGGACAGATCAACAGCTAAATGCCCTGTCCCAATGCTGCCTCCAAGTCTGCCACCTGTCTTTGGCATTGACTACAAACTGCCAGAGGAGGCAGTAGAGGGAACCAACAAGTGTCCAGTCACCAGTGAATCTGCCGCTTCCGTGTCCGCTGTCCTCCAAGAGGAGTTTTCAGCTGATAATAGTCTTCCTGCACCCGCAGCACTGCCTCTAAGGCTGCCCTGCACCCACATCATTGACCACAAACAGCTATGGGAGAAAGTTGAGGACAACACAGAGTTCTCAGTAGACAAAGAAGCAACTGTTGCCATTTACACTTGGGAAGATAAAAGTCCTTCAGTTCTGCCATGCATCCACAACAACAACGACCACCAACTACCAGAGGAGACAGTTGAGGACAACACAGAGTGCTCAGTTGACACCGAGGCAAGTGCAGTTGCATCCACTGTCAAGAGAGAGGAACTGACAGGTGATAAAAGCCCTGTCCGAGCAATTCCTCCAATCCTGGGATGCATCCATGACAAGGACCACAAGGAGCCAGAGCAGAAAGTGAAGGGCCCTAGTGAAGAAGTGGATCTCTGCCCTCACACTCACCAGCTGGACCCAGATGTTAACTTAACTCTGGCAACCCGCAATGATGAACCCAGGACCTGGACCCTGGAAGAGGCAAAG GATTATTGGATAGGCCTTGAAAttgagagtgaagagaggagcgtcaaggaggaggtgagacagagggagggattgaAGCGTGAGGCGGACTGTGCCCATTCCAAGAGCTCCAATGGGATGGTTTcatcagagagagcagagaccatCCTTGGAAGAGTGGGCTTTCTGGTCATGAACCACATGCAGAAAATCCCATTTTTGAAGATGAAGGAAAAAGAGAAAATAAGAAACTGCATAAGAAGTTGA